Below is a genomic region from Polypterus senegalus isolate Bchr_013 chromosome 13, ASM1683550v1, whole genome shotgun sequence.
TAATAAATGTGAAAGTAAGGGGGCACTATAGAGTGCACTGTAGTTTAAACACTGTGGGAATGAAGATTCAAGTAGCATTCATAAGGACTGAGGCTAAGGAAACACTGAAGTGCTCACTGAGTTTTAGGATTGCACACACAAGGGATTAGCAGCATTTATATGGGTGGAGGTGAGGAGCTGCCCTTGAGCTCACTGAATGTTAAAGCTGAGGACACAAGGTGTTAGTAGGATTTCATGAGAGTGAGGATGGGGGTGCACTTTGAGCTTACTCTCATTCTAAAAGTGAGTATAGGACATATTTCATGGAAATTAAGATGAGGAGGTGCTTTTAATATCATAGGATGAGAGGTGTTAGGTTCAGTTCATTAAGATGGAGGTGAGGGGGCAGTAGTTAGCAAATAGtgccaaacaaaataaaactccatTAATTATACTGAGGGTGAGGCATGTCAGTAGTACTTTATGAAGGTAGAGATCCAGCACTCACTGCAGTTCTGAAATCAGAATCAAAGGCGCAAGAAAGTTCAATGGAGTTTTAAGACTGGTCAGTAACAATTATACACATGGCAATGAGGGGGAAACGCACAGCACAATGCAGATTTTAGTGGAGTAGCAATGTTTAATGAGGCCTAAAGTTTTAAGATTGAGGGAATAATATGCTGGTAGCATTCATAGAGATGAGGCAGTAAGATTTAGGTGCAAGATTTAAGTGTTGGAAGTGAGGGGGCGCTGTTGAGCTCGCAACATTCTGAGAGTGAGAGGTGTTAGCAGCATTTCATAGGGATGGTGGTAAGAGCACTGATATTCCCTTACTGTAGTActgaaaataatgatagaaaCTGTTAAGAGACTGAACTGACTATACTGACTCTAGGTGCCTATGGAGGGTTAGGGATAGGCTTTGGTTAGGTTAGATTTAGAGAAAGTGGGAAGAGAAAGTTCCCATGGCCTCCTTCCACAGTGCTGATAATTAGCTTTGTTATTTCCAGTTCCATGGATGCCCAGGGATGCACAAGCCTTCTATGCCATATCGTTAGGATTTTTTTCTTACTGCTGTCCCTTCATGTTTAATTCTGATGAAAATGTGTTTGTAGTTTTTAAAACCAGACTCTTTCTGCTTGCTTTCACTCTCTATTTTGTCAATGGGTGTTATGTTGTAACCCTGGTGTAGTTAATGTCTCCTAGACATTGCTGGGGTTGTGTGGTGTAAGGTTGGTGGTACTAGGGTTATTTCTGTTAGGGTAGCTTCTTGGAGGTGAAGGGTTATTAGGTTGGAATGGGTGGTGTGCTGCTTGTAGAGTGGAACTTACATGTGGCTGGGGCTCCTGGGTTATATTTTTTCTAAGTTTAGGACCTGGAGGATTTTGTTCTGGAAGTGTGGTGTTGTTAAAGTTAGGGTTTATGTTGTCTTTGGAAGAGTATGTATTGGTAGGGGAGACTTGACTCAGTAGCCATCGGTGCAGATTCTATGGTCTGTGCACCTCAGCAGTAATTATAACTGTGATACCACCCATTGGAGGGGGGCCCTGGGGCAGCCGGTTCTGACCAGCAAGGAAGGAACTATTGGTCCAGTTGGACTTTAAGGTGGTTATATTGAAAAACTCCTCTCAGTTGGGTTAGGCTTAGGGTGAGTGAGTACTATACAATTCCACATCATGTGAAGTTTCATGGCGTCATTCGGGAGAGGTTGGGGAAGCTGCACACGTCTTCGCCATTGTTGCCTTACCTGCCAGTTCTTCCTGAGTACTTGTTTCCTCTGAAGTTTGGTCTTGGCTGAAACTGGCCCTTGTGCAGCAAGGAGAGCAGCTGGGAGATCTGCTATAAAACAGGAAAGGCAACTGTGAAGGGAAGCCAAACTTCTGAAGGCAGACAGTTGTTTGTCACATTTCCTTCCAGTACGTTCAGCCTAGCACGTTCTCCTAGGCAAGTTCTGCCAAATACACATTTTCTCAATCCCTCCTCAGCCCACTGGATTTAACCTAAAGGCCCAGAACTTCAGCCTGTTCATCTAACTCCATCTGCTGTTACCCCGACAGCAGCTAAGATGACTCATTCAGTTTAGATGTAAAAAGGATGCCTCACATgttgatatgttgggttttcatAAAGCACCCTGCACAAAATTGACTGGGATATAATAGGGGAGAATGAGCTTACAAACAAGCCGAGATCCTCAGGGTCCCCGGATTGTGTGAACAAGGCTCTGAGGTGGCATGCTGACCTTGAAATGAAGACTTTCAACAATAAAATGCAGATTTGACTCTCTCCTCACCATTTACCCATTATATATCTCAGCAAACCCTGCATCCCATTTATTCTTagtactcttttcatctttccataTAGCCAGTATCCCTTACAACATTTCACATGAATCTTGTGCAAATGCAACCCTCTCTCAGCTCTATACACAGTCCATTATGCATATAGTGCCTATATGCCAGACTGTTATGTTACATTGCCTAAAACATTTGGGCCAAACCATTGCAGGCAGAGCCAACTCTTCCTACCCTGCCAGCCACCCCCATTTCCAAAGAGTCATTTGCTGCTCACCTGTACCTGTGATGATGCAGCCGTCACTTCAGTGGGGTTGTATTCTGCCAAGGCGGCCATAGAGAGGCGGAATAAGTTCTGGAGAATGCGTTGCTGGTCTTCGTTCTCAGCTCgcgttttgttttctgtgttcttctgTCTCCGCAGGGTTCGATAGAGGACAGGTGATGAAGGGTCCTGCTTGCCAGCACTTCCTGACATCTTTATTGTGCTGCTGTCAGCGTGGACTGGCATGGAATcttcagtgttgtgcaagttgaTATCCTTCGGCTTACGGAGTGTTTTACAAGAGCCAGAGGGAGTAAAGAGAAGGCTTTCATTGTCCACCTTACGTAGAGTCCGGCATGATGTCAGCGTATCATTGGGATCTGGGAAGGTTTGGTTTCTAAGAGTCCTGCTCAAGGAAGGGGACAAATTAAACTGGCAAGGTGGGGAAGGAGAAGGCACATCCATGGTGTCATCTGAGGGCCTTGGCAGAGCCTGGCTGATGCCACCGTCACCGGACTCTGCTGGTCGCCCCCTTAGCACTGGAACTAAGTGGATTTCAGCCTTGTGAATCTGTTTTTGAGGACGTCTCGGGTGTCTGGTGTAGGTCGACTCGGCATGTCTGCAGTTGTAAGCCCGGTTGTCCCGTCGTTTCTCGGTGTGGCACAGCGTGCTCAGGCCTGCAGCTATTAGAAATATCAAGAGCAGTCCGGCAATAGTGCAGATGAGCACTATCATGGTGACACTGAGCTGGTGTTGCCCACCCGAAGATGAGTTCTTCAGATGATCAGCCAAGCTGAGGAACGTCAACTGTAAAACTACAGTAGTGGTGAGTGCAGGAGAGCCCATGTCTGTGACTGTGACGTCAAGAAGGTAGACCTTTCCAAGCAGTTCGGTGGTATTGCTGCTATTGACGAAGATCTGGCCAGTAATTTCATTAATGGTAAATATGCTGCTGTCACTCTGACTTTTTATCCTGTAGCGCAGTTCCCCATTAATACCAGAATCTAAATCTGTGGCCCGGATGCGTGCTGCTGGATACCCATCAGCTTTAACACAATCTGCCAGCTTGGGCGGCACACAGTTCCTCATGTGATCACCATCTAGTTCACTAACAATCTCACCGGTATCAGTGTTGATGGGGACGCTAACAGTTGCCACTCCATTCTTAGGAGATGGTTCCACAATAATAGGATAATTGTCATTGATGTCTTGCACCCTTATAAAAAGTGTAGCACTGCTTGAGAGTGGTGGGCTCCCCTTATCGATGCCCTCAATAATGAGTGTAAAGTTCTGCCGTTCTTCAAAGTCAACTGGCTTTTGTGCAATGACAGTGCCATTTGAAGGATGAACTGCAAAGGCTGGTGACAAGCCTGGCTCCTTCATGGAGTATGTAATGGTCCCAGCCATGCCTAAGTCAGCGTCACTGGCCTTCATGTTAATCACCTGGATTCCTCTTtggttgttttcttttaaagacaCCATGTAAAAATTACTTGAGAAGACAGGAGCATTATCATTCTCATCAGCTACATGAACAGCCAAATGTTTAATTGCAGAAAAAGATGGCGTCCCATTGTCCTTGGCCACTAGGGTCAAATTATACCAGTCCAGTTTTTCCCTGTCCAAGGAGGCATTGGTCACTATCATGTAATTATCTCCATGGGTCTTCTGTAGTCTGAAATGTCCAAGCCCATGATGAATTTCACATTGCACATTTCCATTTTCACCTGAGTCTGCATCCGACACCACCATCAGAGCAAGGAAACTATCAAGGGCGGCATTTTCTGGGATCACTGCAACATCCATGCCGGAGGATACCCAGGAGAGATGGATGACAGGAATGTTATCATTAACATCTAAAACTTTGATATGAAGTTTACAGTGTGCCGGGATGGGACTAGGCCCCAAATCTTTCGCCTGGATATCAATTTCATATGCCTGCTTTTTTTCATAGTCCAAAACGCCACACAGGGTCACTATGCCTGTCTTGGCATCAATGTGGAAGAGATTAAATACTTCCTGAGGTGCATGTTTGCTGAAAGAATACTCAACCTCTCCATTGGCTCCTTGGTCAGGATCAGTAGCTTTAAGACTAATGACCATTGTTCCCTTCTGGGCATCTTCTCTCAGCTCTGCTGTCAATAGGTTATCTTCAAAGATGGGACTGTTGTCATTTGAGTCCAAAACATTCACCCTGACTAATGTGGTGCCAGATTTTGGAGGATTTCCTTTATCCCAAGCTGTGAGAAAGAGTTTGAAGGAGGACTGAAGCTCCCTGTCCAGCTCCTTGATGACAACTAGCTCTGCATGTTTTTCCCCTCCAGTCCCGGTGATGACATCCAATGCAAAGTGTGGGTTGGCTGACAAAGAGTAAGTCTGTAAGCCATTTGGCCCCCAGTCCGGGTCCAGCGCTCGATCCAATGGAATCCTTGTCCTCAAGTTAGCACTCTCCGAAATTTCGATCTGCTGCTCCAGGCTCTCAAATGAAGGACTGTTGTCGTTTATGTCCAACACTTCAACCTGTATGTGAAAAACTCCAAACGTAAATCCTCTTTGATAAAAAACGTTGAACTTGATTACGCAGGTCGCATCATTCGTGCACAGGGCTTCTCTGTCTAACCGGCCCAAGGTGCTGACCGCCCCGTCACTTTCTGAAACTTGAAACGGAATCGCCCCGGTGTCACTCGAGACTTGGAACTTCATAGCAGGGCCGTTCTCTCTTTCCAGTGGCAAAACATCCTCCAATTTGCCGACCACAGTCCCGCTGGATACCTCTTCATTCACCCGGTATGCCGCACTAAAGACGGTAGCGGAGTTGGAAAGCGAGCGAGAGCAAAGGCAGCCTAGGAGGAAGAGGGAGAGTTCGGCAGCCCGGGTCTTTCTCAGGTACATGACTGCTGAGCTGGCTGATGCTGCCCGTTATGCAGAGCTGGGTGACATGACCCACGAGGACACCTTGGTGACTAGCAATCGAGAGAACGGCAGGTACCTTCCGCGCGTTCATTCGCTCTTCCACTTGTGCGCTGTCTTAGCTGGGAGGCCGGCAAGTTTGGAGTGCCGGCGCGCCGACTCACACACAAGCACGCAGTGACGGCTCCACCTTAGCAGGAAAAACAGCCCCTCAGGAAACTGGGCAGCAGTTAAAAGAGAGCTGACTCGTCGTTAAAGACATACTCACCCTTTTCTCGGCAAACAATTGTTCATCACTTGCTTATCTGCCCATCTTTTGATGCCTGCACTGGCAAAGTCCCAGCAGTCCCGAGGTAGAATGGAAGAAAGCAAGCGCGAGCAGATGAAAGTCCTATCATCGTAACTGTGTCTGACTGAATGCGTCTCTTGCGGCTTTACTGAACCTCCCCGGCAGTTGCCGCTGGCTCTGAGAACTTCTACTGACTTAAAACGCTGAAATTCAAACTCGAAATGAACTGCTGCTTTTCTGCGCACCCCTAACTTAAACATTCACTGCCGGCGGACGCTAAATTGGATTAAGCGAGTTTGAGTTGATACCTGGATGGACTGGGTGGCTCAATGAAAGGGCGATTGAGTGAAATAATCTGTTCGAATACGATCAGGAT
It encodes:
- the pcdh12 gene encoding protocadherin-12 isoform X2, translated to MYLRKTRAAELSLFLLGCLCSRSLSNSATVFSAAYRVNEEVSSGTVVGKLEDVLPLERENGPAMKFQVSSDTGAIPFQVSESDGAVSTLGRLDREALCTNDATCVIKFNVFYQRGFTFGVFHIQVEVLDINDNSPSFESLEQQIEISESANLRTRIPLDRALDPDWGPNGLQTYSLSANPHFALDVITGTGGEKHAELVVIKELDRELQSSFKLFLTAWDKGNPPKSGTTLVRVNVLDSNDNSPIFEDNLLTAELREDAQKGTMVISLKATDPDQGANGEVEYSFSKHAPQEVFNLFHIDAKTGIVTLCGVLDYEKKQAYEIDIQAKDLGPSPIPAHCKLHIKVLDVNDNIPVIHLSWVSSGMDVAVIPENAALDSFLALMVVSDADSGENGNVQCEIHHGLGHFRLQKTHGDNYMIVTNASLDREKLDWYNLTLVAKDNGTPSFSAIKHLAVHVADENDNAPVFSSNFYMVSLKENNQRGIQVINMKASDADLGMAGTITYSMKEPGLSPAFAVHPSNGTVIAQKPVDFEERQNFTLIIEGIDKGSPPLSSSATLFIRVQDINDNYPIIVEPSPKNGVATVSVPINTDTGEIVSELDGDHMRNCVPPKLADCVKADGYPAARIRATDLDSGINGELRYRIKSQSDSSIFTINEITGQIFVNSSNTTELLGKVYLLDVTVTDMGSPALTTTVVLQLTFLSLADHLKNSSSGGQHQLSVTMIVLICTIAGLLLIFLIAAGLSTLCHTEKRRDNRAYNCRHAESTYTRHPRRPQKQIHKAEIHLVPVLRGRPAESGDGGISQALPRPSDDTMDVPSPSPPCQFNLSPSLSRTLRNQTFPDPNDTLTSCRTLRKVDNESLLFTPSGSCKTLRKPKDINLHNTEDSMPVHADSSTIKMSGSAGKQDPSSPVLYRTLRRQKNTENKTRAENEDQQRILQNLFRLSMAALAEYNPTEVTAASSQVQISQLLSLLHKGQFQPRPNFRGNKYSGRTGRSGGQDTDWLSTKDSGHGESEAGDVDWETGRDSPTDPLLAEGMETLPHPTDDVFVDLPDPAWMARLSLPLTADYRENIFVPQEPMSLAAPAVPIPADGNTVFSTFGKSHTASPTLTGNLLSEVSTLFEMLLSQKAESQCQPSAEVLYRLSAAYRRSLEGEDKVTGGTGGYRDSGEA
- the pcdh12 gene encoding protocadherin-12 isoform X1, with product MYLRKTRAAELSLFLLGCLCSRSLSNSATVFSAAYRVNEEVSSGTVVGKLEDVLPLERENGPAMKFQVSSDTGAIPFQVSESDGAVSTLGRLDREALCTNDATCVIKFNVFYQRGFTFGVFHIQVEVLDINDNSPSFESLEQQIEISESANLRTRIPLDRALDPDWGPNGLQTYSLSANPHFALDVITGTGGEKHAELVVIKELDRELQSSFKLFLTAWDKGNPPKSGTTLVRVNVLDSNDNSPIFEDNLLTAELREDAQKGTMVISLKATDPDQGANGEVEYSFSKHAPQEVFNLFHIDAKTGIVTLCGVLDYEKKQAYEIDIQAKDLGPSPIPAHCKLHIKVLDVNDNIPVIHLSWVSSGMDVAVIPENAALDSFLALMVVSDADSGENGNVQCEIHHGLGHFRLQKTHGDNYMIVTNASLDREKLDWYNLTLVAKDNGTPSFSAIKHLAVHVADENDNAPVFSSNFYMVSLKENNQRGIQVINMKASDADLGMAGTITYSMKEPGLSPAFAVHPSNGTVIAQKPVDFEERQNFTLIIEGIDKGSPPLSSSATLFIRVQDINDNYPIIVEPSPKNGVATVSVPINTDTGEIVSELDGDHMRNCVPPKLADCVKADGYPAARIRATDLDSGINGELRYRIKSQSDSSIFTINEITGQIFVNSSNTTELLGKVYLLDVTVTDMGSPALTTTVVLQLTFLSLADHLKNSSSGGQHQLSVTMIVLICTIAGLLLIFLIAAGLSTLCHTEKRRDNRAYNCRHAESTYTRHPRRPQKQIHKAEIHLVPVLRGRPAESGDGGISQALPRPSDDTMDVPSPSPPCQFNLSPSLSRTLRNQTFPDPNDTLTSCRTLRKVDNESLLFTPSGSCKTLRKPKDINLHNTEDSMPVHADSSTIKMSGSAGKQDPSSPVLYRTLRRQKNTENKTRAENEDQQRILQNLFRLSMAALAEYNPTEVTAASSQVQQISQLLSLLHKGQFQPRPNFRGNKYSGRTGRSGGQDTDWLSTKDSGHGESEAGDVDWETGRDSPTDPLLAEGMETLPHPTDDVFVDLPDPAWMARLSLPLTADYRENIFVPQEPMSLAAPAVPIPADGNTVFSTFGKSHTASPTLTGNLLSEVSTLFEMLLSQKAESQCQPSAEVLYRLSAAYRRSLEGEDKVTGGTGGYRDSGEA
- the pcdh12 gene encoding protocadherin-12 isoform X4, translated to MYLRKTRAAELSLFLLGCLCSRSLSNSATVFSAAYRVNEEVSSGTVVGKLEDVLPLERENGPAMKFQVSSDTGAIPFQVSESDGAVSTLGRLDREALCTNDATCVIKFNVFYQRGFTFGVFHIQVEVLDINDNSPSFESLEQQIEISESANLRTRIPLDRALDPDWGPNGLQTYSLSANPHFALDVITGTGGEKHAELVVIKELDRELQSSFKLFLTAWDKGNPPKSGTTLVRVNVLDSNDNSPIFEDNLLTAELREDAQKGTMVISLKATDPDQGANGEVEYSFSKHAPQEVFNLFHIDAKTGIVTLCGVLDYEKKQAYEIDIQAKDLGPSPIPAHCKLHIKVLDVNDNIPVIHLSWVSSGMDVAVIPENAALDSFLALMVVSDADSGENGNVQCEIHHGLGHFRLQKTHGDNYMIVTNASLDREKLDWYNLTLVAKDNGTPSFSAIKHLAVHVADENDNAPVFSSNFYMVSLKENNQRGIQVINMKASDADLGMAGTITYSMKEPGLSPAFAVHPSNGTVIAQKPVDFEERQNFTLIIEGIDKGSPPLSSSATLFIRVQDINDNYPIIVEPSPKNGVATVSVPINTDTGEIVSELDGDHMRNCVPPKLADCVKADGYPAARIRATDLDSGINGELRYRIKSQSDSSIFTINEITGQIFVNSSNTTELLGKVYLLDVTVTDMGSPALTTTVVLQLTFLSLADHLKNSSSGGQHQLSVTMIVLICTIAGLLLIFLIAAGLSTLCHTEKRRDNRAYNCRHAESTYTRHPRRPQKQIHKAEIHLVPVLRGRPAESGDGGISQALPRPSDDTMDVPSPSPPCQFNLSPSLSRTLRNQTFPDPNDTLTSCRTLRKVDNESLLFTPSGSCKTLRKPKDINLHNTEDSMPVHADSSTIKMSGSAGKQDPSSPVLYRTLRRQKNTENKTRAENEDQQRILQNLFRLSMAALAEYNPTEVTAASSQISQLLSLLHKGQFQPRPNFRGNKYSGRTGRSGGQDTDWLSTKDSGHGESEAGDVDWETGRDSPTDPLLAEGMETLPHPTDDVFVDLPDPAWMARLSLPLTADYRENIFVPQEPMSLAAPAVPIPADGNTVFSTFGKSHTASPTLTGNLLSEVSTLFEMLLSQKAESQCQPSAEVLYRLSAAYRRSLEGEDKVTGGTGGYRDSGEA
- the pcdh12 gene encoding protocadherin-12 isoform X3, encoding MYLRKTRAAELSLFLLGCLCSRSLSNSATVFSAAYRVNEEVSSGTVVGKLEDVLPLERENGPAMKFQVSSDTGAIPFQVSESDGAVSTLGRLDREALCTNDATCVIKFNVFYQRGFTFGVFHIQVEVLDINDNSPSFESLEQQIEISESANLRTRIPLDRALDPDWGPNGLQTYSLSANPHFALDVITGTGGEKHAELVVIKELDRELQSSFKLFLTAWDKGNPPKSGTTLVRVNVLDSNDNSPIFEDNLLTAELREDAQKGTMVISLKATDPDQGANGEVEYSFSKHAPQEVFNLFHIDAKTGIVTLCGVLDYEKKQAYEIDIQAKDLGPSPIPAHCKLHIKVLDVNDNIPVIHLSWVSSGMDVAVIPENAALDSFLALMVVSDADSGENGNVQCEIHHGLGHFRLQKTHGDNYMIVTNASLDREKLDWYNLTLVAKDNGTPSFSAIKHLAVHVADENDNAPVFSSNFYMVSLKENNQRGIQVINMKASDADLGMAGTITYSMKEPGLSPAFAVHPSNGTVIAQKPVDFEERQNFTLIIEGIDKGSPPLSSSATLFIRVQDINDNYPIIVEPSPKNGVATVSVPINTDTGEIVSELDGDHMRNCVPPKLADCVKADGYPAARIRATDLDSGINGELRYRIKSQSDSSIFTINEITGQIFVNSSNTTELLGKVYLLDVTVTDMGSPALTTTVVLQLTFLSLADHLKNSSSGGQHQLSVTMIVLICTIAGLLLIFLIAAGLSTLCHTEKRRDNRAYNCRHAESTYTRHPRRPQKQIHKAEIHLVPVLRGRPAESGDGGISQALPRPSDDTMDVPSPSPPCQFNLSPSLSRTLRNQTFPDPNDTLTSCRTLRKVDNESLLFTPSGSCKTLRKPKDINLHNTEDSMPVHADSSTIKMSGSAGKQDPSSPVLYRTLRRQKNTENKTRAENEDQQRILQNLFRLSMAALAEYNPTEVTAASSQQISQLLSLLHKGQFQPRPNFRGNKYSGRTGRSGGQDTDWLSTKDSGHGESEAGDVDWETGRDSPTDPLLAEGMETLPHPTDDVFVDLPDPAWMARLSLPLTADYRENIFVPQEPMSLAAPAVPIPADGNTVFSTFGKSHTASPTLTGNLLSEVSTLFEMLLSQKAESQCQPSAEVLYRLSAAYRRSLEGEDKVTGGTGGYRDSGEA